gtgcgccttatagcccaAAAAAtacggtgtgtgtgtatatatataatatatgtatatacatatgtgtgtataatatataataatatatagagagatatgtgaaatagaaaaaaggcagcactccaaataaatttgctgaaaaagctagtggtcctctttattccatagcatatacaggcagtccccgggttacgtacaagatagcgtccggaggtttgttcttaagttgaatttgtatgcaagtcgaaactgtatattttataattgtagatccagccaaaaaaattttttggccccagtgacaattggagtttaaacattttttgctgtaatgggaccaaggattatcaataaagcttcataacagacattttacagctgattattgcagtctgggactatagcaaagcattcagaaagcttcaccagaggtcagaggggtctgtctgtaactatgggttgtctgtaagtcgggtgtccttatgtaggggaccgcctgtagtacagcaacgtttcgattcTCCATGAGCCTTTCAATCCAGCGGCTTGTAGCGCCGAAACTTTTTCACTGGAtttatttggagtgctgccttttttctattTCATATTATTGAAGACCTGAACCTGGCCCTATTAGGTGTGCACCCACTGCTGTGCttagttgtgtgtgctgtgtggactTTCGtcaagtatgtatgtatgtatagatagatagatataggtttCAGTCTACAATCCGAGGGAGTAATGCAGAATATAATTTATTGAAGATGCGTTTCAGACATCGGAGACATTCATCACGTACATTAAATCCATGATCAAGTGCATCTATGCCCGGCATGCGTCTACAATAATATTTTGGATTACTCCCTTGGACTGTTAATTGCAGCCTAAAGTTGACAGCGTCGTTCCATCTTTTCCCATGGTTGTGTATACACATCCATGGTAGGTATAGATCCCTCCTCTAGCACACCTACACCAATTATACTCTGCCATGTATTTCTGTGTTGTGATCTTCTCAACTGGGATTGTCAGACAATTCCCGAATGCCCTCTTTGCCTTTGCTGGCAGGTATTGTGTGTGATAACCTGCACTGGGAGCATTAGTAAAAGCCCTGATCAATGCAGCACCCAGTAAGTAGCTCCCAGTCACCATTTTCTACCTGGCATCAAAGTCTGATATATCCCTAGTAGCTATTTCATTAATTCATAACCtgaggcactgtatatatacttgtCTCCATTGGCTAGGCTGGAGGGATGGTGGGGTTAGCGGCTTAGACCAGGACTGTATTACAAAGGAAGAGGATGTTGTGTTTAGGCGTTGGCTCTGAAATGAAAAGTAACAGAATTGAAAAACTATCAATCTGTTCATACACAACGGGCTCCTTTcagtaagtttcctttaagtatcaGCGCTGCAATGTTACATGCCAACAGATATAGTAAAAACGCCAAAAGCTGTTATTTTATTAAATACTTGGGAACATTTACAAGTCTGCCGTCCGCTCTCCTTCTGGCAGATTTTCAAGGCCTCATCCTACTACAAACTCTGTTGCTTTGAATTATAGCCAATATCAGTTTTACGGATATTTCATGCTTGGTCATTTTAGAGACTCTAGGCTATAACCTGTAATTTTGACATTGACTGATACTGAACTGGGTGCTAGATGTACCTAGTAtttacatagctctgggtgtaaaTCGTGTATACAAGTGTTTCTCAAGAGACTATAATATCCAATAAGTGTAACGCTTTACCCCTTTTCCCATGTAAGGTatggggattgtaaaccaaacccaCTGATGTGCTGGTATACCAAGAtaagctgttcttttagcttcttatgacctgcTTTTAACAAAAAAGGATTTCAACATTCTACAAATGAGCCtaaggtgctccaggctccaggCGGTGATAATGGAACCTGgagtccctcagactcatttgtataatttgtaaagcccctttaaaaaaaaaaaaaaacgataagaaaggcataagaagcttaaagaagagtggatcctgccagagggcacacatcagtatgtccgTGTGTTCGGTTTACAatttttgatcctggtggtagatttgctttaatacGAAATGGAAATATTACAGACATTATTATAAgatcatgtcttttttccatTTGCAGAAATCTCCTAAACTCTTTAATTCTTTGTGGAAGAATTGAAATCCCCAAATTATGCAAAAGTATTACACAAATGCAGAGCTCTAtgatctttgaaaaaaaaaaaatcctttagacAAAACAAAGGAAAGTCTGTAAATTGTGCACTTTGGGTGTGGGGAGATAACTGTTGTACACCATTTGGTTGCAAGATTGGTGTGTAGAAGTGCAGAGTCAGACTCCACAACTTTATTCTGCGCTAGATTTATCACGCTGGATGATGTATCTACAGTAGTTTGACTGTGGAGCGTACTTTACACCAGCTGTGAGTTGGTCAGAATTCCGTTTAATGTTAGGATTTTCTGGTGCCGGgtcatccctttttttttttttttaaagtctggaaaactgcctaaaatggtCTAATATTTGGCAcgtggcatttcaggtgcaaatgaaCCAGAATTAGAGCATAGACATATTGATACATCTTACCCACTTTAAGACTGGAAACGCACATTCAGTGAGATAAGAGTGGTGTCATTCATTTTATATTCTGCCTTCTTCTGGATTGGGCTTTAAAAAGCAGTCTCTGAATTCAGATGTGTGATTCCAGGCTTTTAGAATAATTTCTGAGGGCATGTTTGTTATAGCCGGCTGTTGGTGCTGATTCTGTGTTACCCAGAGGCTGttgttgtcttattttattttgtcTACTGTCCTCCAGTTATACTATTGGAAATAGAAATAGGTGGTCTCCTTCAGAACCCACTGGTAAATGTTACACCAGTGCCTTGACACACAAGCCCCCGTTTAGCATACACATTAGACCAGGGGTCCGGAACCTTTTTGGCCAATGATGCCACACATTTAAAAAtttcatacaatatgcacatgccccccagtagataagcaGCAAAACCCTGTGCTCCATGCAGctagctcctcatcgctcctgcACTCTTCTCTATCATCCAGTCGCCGCCGCTCTTTAGGCAATGGCATCTGCGTCATAGAGAGGAGTCTGCCTCCACTCCTCTCTGTGACCCCGACATAAACTCCAAAACAGCGGCAGTGCCTGGGTCGCGCAAAGAATGCAAGcaagatgcagccatcaaaagagccacaggttccctacccctgcattAGAATGGGGTCTCTAGGAGTTAGCCTTTTAGAAATCCTCTTTTGTTCATGGTTACAGAAGCGGACATCTTGCCCGAGATTCTCCTCTGCTGTGTTAAAAATATTTTGAGATGTGCTTTACCGCAGCCTCATGGCCCTTGGCAGTATGCAGCCCACGACCCACGTGTGACGTACAGATATGCCGCATGTTGGTAAGGGATTAAGGTtgttggtcatggacagttatgatcacatgaccctccttctgtggccattttatggacaggaaaatTTGGCTGATGTGGTAAAAAGCATTTCTGTACCAGGGGCTTTActtaacatatcaagaaagcagtgcaaaacatttaagaaatgtatattggtaagttaccttATATCATGCCCCTtccctcacacttacacacacattacaaaaaaatgtttgctaaagtggccaactcctttatcAAGAACACCATATAGCTTAATACTAATCTTCATTTTTGTGTTGATTATTTATTGCAGAATAATACTAAAGCTTTGGTATGAAGTGTCACTGTCCCTAAGCTATTCAGTATGGATGTCTCCAGGCCTAGTGGGAGATATTGTATTTCATGCAGAACATTAGATTTACATATGTTTATTAGTCATACTTAAAAGGCCTGGCTTACTTCCTCTGGAAATGTAAGTCTGCTTAAGATGTTGGACACTACCTATAAAGTGAACTTTAGGCTTCTGTAATTACAAAAACATGGAAGGTATGTAGCAAGTCATTGTTTACATATCTGACCCATACGATGTCTGACCCTTCTAATGTTCTTTTCTCTATAGCTTGATTCACAAGTCcaaaaaatttatattattttttagtcCTGCAAATTTCCCAGTAATCGGATACAGCAACCATAGACTTTGATAGCATAAACCAGTGCTATAGCATGATAAATGGGGGAACGCAGTGTTGTATCTGTAATGACCCTGGTAGACTCTTTTGATTTATAGTGGAGTTTTTCAGATTTAATTGTGGTGTCCTTTGTGGTGGTATGAATCATATGCCATCAAAAGATAGGAAAGTTGGAGCAAATAATAATGCAGACTGAAATGGGTAATGGTGGGGTTACTGCCTTCCTTTTGGTGCCCCTCATTAAACTTCGTTCAGTATATGCAAATTTACCTTAACTAGTCAAAAGGCGGGGAACCGGTTTGTCTAGTCCTATAGGTATTGCGCTAAATATGCCCTGTGACATGTCCCTTACTTTCTGACATCTATCTGATGCCCAGACAAACTGTGCACAACTAGACGGAGCTGCTGCCCCTGCGAATAGTAAAAGGGCTATTCCTGTCCGAGCCATTTGTATCCACCACACTGAGGGGGTCAGATTTGTGAAAATGGCCAAACAAGGCTGTTCtctgtttttgttatttttttccatAACTCTCCTAGTAGTGAATAGAAGTTATGGAAATGGCAGAGTGAGATGATGCTGCATCTGGTGGGCCAATAAGGGTTCACTATACTGCCcctttataagctttccagacataCCTTTTATACTTTTCAATGGCCTGTCAGAACCAAAGAAATTCTGCAGCTTTTTGATACAAACTCCTTAGTGCTCCAGTGTGGTGGCCGTGTCTGCTCATATGCCCTTTTATTTGCTATGGGGGATGTCAGTCACAGGGTACATTCACACTCGGTATGCCGGTGCGGtcataccgccatgtgctggagtggaggaggaggtggcccctacTCCCTCCATCCGGgctgcacacacgccgaaagatagagcatgctctatctttttgcggtgtgtggcccGGATCTATCTTTTTGCGCTGTGccactattgctgtctatggggacgtacatgcggctgcaaacCGCAGACGggcatgtgaataagccctaaagaTGTGGCACCAGGCATGATGGAGACAAAAAAAGGGGTGCGCCAGCAGCTGTGGCCATGCCTCTGGTTAAGGCAGACTGCACACAATGACCATGCACAGTTGTTGAACTATGGGCCACGTGCTGGTCGGACTTCACGGATCAAGTGCTTGgcacaggagtccttgcatcatagtggaaAGTCCCTAGGCTGTTGTTACTTGCacgcagggctgtggagtcggtaagccaaCTCTTACAAAAATatcggattaaaaaaaaaaagtatctagTTTAAAACCAATACAAAACAACTTACAAAACCGAAACACACGAAGTTCAGAAACATATCTAAGAATTCATATAATCCCTGAACAGGGTACATCAGTGTGATATATAGAAGGAATGAGCTCCAGCACCTACTGCCAATTTTGTTCTTTAACCGGGGGAAATTCCACATCAAATTAATCCAACTGGCTCTTGTTTGCTGACATCTTGGGCATGTGTCATCCGCTCTATACCCCATTTTAAATAACCTAGTGGAAGTGTAGTTTACTCTGTTAATTAGGTATAGATTAGAGACACGATGCGCCTCACTAGCGGAAGCTTTAGGTACATCCTAGTACATCCTTCCCCTGATGATTTGAGATACTTCTCAGTTCCTCTTCCCATTTAGGGTTTACTGTCAGCGGAAATTTTTAAAGTGGGAGTCTAATAAGTATCCATAGTGCAAAGAGATGATTCTCTTATTATCGCCACCATTTCCAATACCAAGTTACTAGCAGCTTTCTCAACCCGGTTAGCTCGGTTTTGAGTGGATATTGTGTGGTGGATCTGCAGAAACTGATTGAAGCATGAGTGGGATAAAGAAAACTCTTCCCGTAATTGGTCAAACTACTTCAGAGATGCCCCGTCCAATATGTGAATTAAATCAGTAATGCCTCTAGATGTCCACTGCATACATTATGGCCTAATGTTTTGTATGCTGAATTGGACAAAGGAGCAGAAGAGGATGATCGAATAGAAGAGTCCCCAAAACCTCTCTTGTGTTGAAGCTGAGACTCAGGGATTCACtttctccatataagatttattaaCATACAAATTAATTTATGGAACAGTTTAATTGGTATCCATACCGGGATGATAGGGATCATTTTTAGAAGGTTGACCCAACCAATTATAGTCAAGGGGAGTTTACACCATTCCTTAATCTTAACCTGGGATCTTGCCAGTAACCACTGCACATTAAGAAAATCAGACTCCTCAACTACAGCTATCACAATCCCCAGGTATTTGAAAGTGGATACCAAGGCCAGACCACTGTTTGTTGTCAGTCGTGGACAGGCTTGTAGTGATAACAGAAGAATAACCGATTTTGTCCAGTTAATCAGTCGTCCAGACAACTCCCCAGAGGATATAATTCTGGTCACTGCAGCAAGAAGAGAACTTTCCCAATCATCTATAAAAAGGAGGAGATTGTCTGCATACAGTGTAACTTACTCCTCCAAACACCTATACTGAAACTCCTAACTTCAGTAGAACTTCACAACGTGGTGGCTAGAGATTCCACAGCCATTGCAAAAAGTAAGGGCGACAGCATGCATCCCTGCCGTGTCCTTCTGTACAGGGAGAAATGCAGACTAAAGTTGTGAGTTGACTTGTAATCTAACTGTTGGATGTGAATAGAGCAAATTGGACCCAAGCTATAAACTGAGGAGCAAACCCCAACCTAGTTATTACAGCCCAAAGATAATTCCATTCCACACTATCGAATGCTTTGGCTGCATTAAAAGATATGATCGCAGCATTTGGCAGCTGGTGTTTAGAGAGTTGGATATTTAGAAAAAGGCATCTGATGTTTATCTGAGTGGACATATTTGGCAAAAATCCTCCCTGATCTGGGTGGATAATAACTGCACTTGCGTTGGAAAATCAGATGGCCAATGCTTTTGCTGGAAACGTTGTTGACCGTCAATGGGTCCACAAGTAATGGGTCCTTCCCCGTCATAGGGATTATAACTATTACAGCCTCTCTCGTGGATTCCAGTAAGCTACCTTTCTAGGGCTTCATTCTATTTGGTACACAGGCATGGAAGTAGTGGCTCTTTAAGGACCTTGAACAACTCAACAGGAAATCCATCTATGCCAGGGGACTTAATATATGGCAGCTGGAGATAACTCCAACTCATCTTCTGTTATGGGTGCATCTAGAGAAGCCACCTGCCCTGCTCCTAAAGTCTGTAAAGGGACAGAGTCTAACTGTTCCTGACAAGGGGATACTTTAGAGGAGTATAGAAAGGAGTTAAAGGCCAGGAATACTTCCTCAAAGCTGCGATATGTGAATAGCCCTTTTGAGAATCCGATATAATGGCCAAGAGATGCCCCAAACCACTGTctcttaataaatgccccccttgTGCCATATACAATaagttacagccaggtcctgttATCGTGCATTATGCAGCTGTTTACTACTACCATGAGACAAGTTAGTATATAATCTTATGTAACAGGACATCCTTATTCCTTTCTTGCTTCCTATCTAGTGTGTACACATTGTGGGTCATGTATGACAGTATTGGTGAAACTCAATAGGCTGTTGGTGTGTACCCATTTCTAAATTAGTACAGGcagacccctacttaagaacacccgacttaccgacgacccctagttacaaacggacctctggatattggtaatttactgtactttagttccaggtaaaaataaacagctataacagttatcagaggtatctgcaattaagctttagtgttaatcctggttcttatgacaatccaacatttttaaaagccaattgtcacatacacaaaaaaaaattgattggggttacaatttataaaatataccgttccgacttgcatacaaattcaacttaagaacaaacatgcagaacctatcttgaacgTAACCCGGGATCTGCCTGTGTCCCAAACTAATCCTCAAATTGAACACTGTGGAAAGCATCTATTAAACTGGCTCCAGAATTGAGGTGCCCTATGCAGAAGTAATTCTCATTAAAGACTACATGCTGGCCACAGTTTTATACTATGGCGCCCTACTTTGCCAAAGTTGTCACAATTACCAATTGTGTTATGTGGTCACAAAGTCCTCTAGATCTGTTTATCCCACACTATTTGGGACTTTAAATGGTTAGTTTTTATAGACCGTCATATATTATGCTTATGCCGCATGTAACCAAGCTAAAATCTAACATTGCTCTTCTCCCCCCTCTTTTTATTACAGAAAAGAAGGCGGCGTATCGACAGAAGCATGATAGGAGAACCTACAAACTTTGTTCATACTGCACATGTAGGATCAGGGGATGTATTTAGCGGAATGAATTCTGTAAGTACTACTTTCTGAAAATGCTCATTTGCAAATCTCTATGTTATAATGTCCCAGTGTCCCCCTTTTGAGACAAGCAATGTTCACACTGCTGCAGCAGTGTCTTCAAGGACATGGTGATGGTGGAGTACAGCACTCAGCAGTCTAACACTTTTCTTCCATCCTATGAAATCCAGTAGAAATGCTGCAATAGTTAGTTTGCATTTGGTATGTGTTCATTTGAGACTTttcaaattttatattttaattgtacAAAACTGGCCTAAACGCATTCATAAATGTGAACCAAAGTTTTCAGCAAAGAATCTGTAGTGTCTGCTATTGTACTGTACTTTCTCGATCACAATTTAAGGTACAAAGTCAATGAATTGGTGCAGAAGCCAGAACTCTCTTGTGTGTCTGAGGTTTTAAGGAATTGTTTAAGTTTTTCAATATAGTCAAtattcaaaggggttgtccagaggttgaaaaaccatGGCTGAATCTTCAAAAACCTATTCAcaactgaccatggtttgtgctgatattgcagctcagatgtatagaaatgaatggagtttAGTTACAATACCGCATAAAACCCATGGTCAGGAGTGGAGCTGTTATTGGACAAAACCAGCCCTGTTTTTGAgccaccagacaacccctttaaaacaaagaTGACATATCATTTCTGTTCATGTGACCACATGGCCACTGGTTACAGTGGTTACTTATGTTTCAGTATAGTTGGACAAGTCCTTTAACCTTCCATTGTATTTGTCACTGTACTGGGTACAATTTAGAAAAATAACCTATATTTGTattcctttttttatgttttaggtGAGTTCTATCCAAAACCAAATGCAGTCAAAGGGCGGCTATGGTGGCAACATGTCTGCGAATGTCCAGATGCAGCTTGTAGATACAAAAGCAGGATAACCATAGTATTACCTGGTCAGTACATATAACATTAGGGTATTGTCAATAAACACATACCAGCAACATTCAGGTTCCATTTCTAACCTATTTGTTTTTTCTCTTTCTAGGGTCTTCTGGATGGTTCTTAACCTGTCCTTCCTTTTTGTTTTTACCACCCTCATTTTGCATCAGTGACTGCTTtctgtgttcttcattgtgtGCAAGAAGATGCATTTGTACTCCCACATGAAAAGATGATGACCTGTGCCGATGGTCTTACCAAGCGCAAAAGGGCACAAGACGCCCATGCCAAAATTGATAGCAACAGCATCTTTGACACCATTTTAATTTGCAGATCTACACATTTttcactcctttttttttttttttgtatttttggagggttttttttttccttttagataATAATTGCTGGATGCCGGCCTTCATTCCTGGATATTGAGAAGGCCTGGGACCGCCAAGCACAATGCTTATTGAAATTTGGACTGTCAGTGAAATAGATGACTTGCATGCTATGTAATGTTACTTTGTACAGTGGCCCTATGCTGGGCCTAGAAATGGGAAACTACCTGTTGCTGAAGATGATGCTACTTGTATCTGCCAAAATGCCCTCCTAAAGCAACAGAAGTAAATGTGTAAAGACTCCTAGTATGGCTATATCACTTTAGGTCTACCCCAATCTGATCTGCTaaggatgatgatgataataataataataagtaataataaaaaagctTCCATTCATAAGGAATTCTGTTGTAAATGTTCACTATATTTATTTGGAAGATCTGACCTCAAGATTGTAAACCAGTGTAGTAACCTATAAAGTGTTGTGTTGGTGCTTTTGTCTATTCTAAAGAAATCTTAGAATCGCCATTCCTGCTATCTTACTCATTTACCTGCTTAAAGTCAGGTGGCCAATAGTGCATGTCAGACTACCTGCAATAATCCCATAATATGTGTACAGGCAAGAAAATGCCACCAGGAGCAAAACTCTCTCGTTGTATGGCTGGTTTGAAGAACTCTGATTTAAGTCACACACTTAGGAAATCTAGTATTGTTCTCAATATAATCCATTAGCCATGGAAACTTATGCTGAGCTTTTCAATATTAACATTGCACTCTTCCAGCATTGTAATCAAAACTACATAATGGCACAAACCGCTATAGATGGAAGAAGATTATTATTTTCAAATGTAGAATTCTAAAAAAGGAGAATATAAAAGAACTTCTAGATTTATAATTGGAAAATATTCATATATTTCATCATTCCAAGTTATATTCTTAAAGGTTTAATCACCCACAGGAGACAGAGATGTCAGTGATTCCTGCCAGGGATGGTAAAATGATCCATTCAAAGGGCTTTTTCACTTGGTTTTGAGTTTTACATTGAATGGCCAAATGTAGGTAGAGTTGGGTCATAAGCCATTTACCACTCATAAACCAGTGAAACTAAATCTGTTTGGATACCCCACCCACTCCAGTCCTTAATTGTACAAAACTAGTAAACTTTGGTAAACGCACAGCATGGTGGTACATCAGTAACATCTGCCACCATCCTTTTTAAGGAAGTTGACGGCACTGATCTTCTCAAGATCTTGTGTGTCTTTTCTGGTAGCGTCCTTTGCTTCTTGCTTTGCCATTTTTTTCAGTGGCCCCAAGCCCCAGTGGTTGTGGCTTCCCGTAGAAACCCTATGTTTGTCACCATGCACACTGGCAATTGACTTTATTGCAGATCCCCTCTCCTTCATGTTTGAGTTTTGCCTCCAAGCAATGACTCTGGAGATCTGGATTGGAGAGTGAGCGTGACAATGGTGAAGGGTGTTTCTATGCTGATTTTATTACATTCATGTATAACACATAACTGAGTGGAATTGCCCTTTTTCTAGAGAGGTTTGTTACCAAATCTGGCAGGGATACCTCGAAAACAGTTGGTTCGGACGGATCTCCTTTTAAAGAATAAAAAGCATAGCTGGAGATCTTCAAAGTAGAGTTTTTGAAAAGGCAATGGTAAAAGCCAACAGTGGTAAACTCCAAATGTGATGTATAATCTACCTCCCAAGCCCTGGCAGTTTTGCTTTCCATGAGCCAGAGTAGCTTTTCTTACTTTCCTGATGGCAATACTAACAGTCACATTGTCATTTTGCTCATATGGGAATATAAAGCTAGGGACACAACAAGAGCAGTCTGTAAATGTCAATGAACCTGCTGACGGCTTAACCCTGGGAGAAAAATAGGAGTTAATTTATGGATGTCTTATCCTGATATTAAGCAAAATCAGAAATGATGTCATTGGACCTGATTGAGGGATCTTCAAGATCTTGATCCCAGTGATCGTATAGTTGACATTTTCCTCTTTTATATTGCCTTTTTAAGAGTCCTCCTTTGAGACAGTCTAATCCCATTTTAATTTCTTACAGACTATAAGATTGTAGACTGCTGCTCTGTGCTGCAGGGCATAGGAACAGGTTAAAAGGCTTGTAATATACAGGGTGACTATTGACCGCGTCTGTAAAATGTCTTTTGCTCAGGTTCCAAAACGTGTATGTCTTCTACACTCTGtaaaaaaatagatattttgATATTGCACTGTTTACAGATATACATGTTGTTTGGTCCTGTGTTCAGATCATGTAAGCGATTGTGTGTTGAAGGTAGCATGACGATCTTGTCAGGCTATTTTTCAGAACCACCTCAAACATAGTATTGATTAAATGGGATGTAAATGTAAGTGTGACTGAATGCCTGTCGAGATCCATGAAGCCACACTGTTCtgtattatatctagtatgacTATAACGTGTTACAACAGATGGCTTATCAGAGGGGGGAATGAATAATGTGAATTTCTTGCAATGCACCCGCTGGATCAAAGTTCCTTATGAACAAGCAGTGGTGGGATTCAGACATCTGTTGTCTCCAGGTCATGGACCTCGCCCAACCAAAATGGCTATGCTGTTGTGACACATCCAAAAGCCTATTAAACTGTTATAATACATTCAGTATTGTGTGGTGTTACACACTGTTCTGTGG
The DNA window shown above is from Engystomops pustulosus chromosome 1, aEngPut4.maternal, whole genome shotgun sequence and carries:
- the CDC42SE2 gene encoding CDC42 small effector protein 2, whose amino-acid sequence is MSEFWLCFNCCIAEQPQPKRRRRIDRSMIGEPTNFVHTAHVGSGDVFSGMNSVSSIQNQMQSKGGYGGNMSANVQMQLVDTKAG